In the Carassius gibelio isolate Cgi1373 ecotype wild population from Czech Republic chromosome B24, carGib1.2-hapl.c, whole genome shotgun sequence genome, one interval contains:
- the LOC128013300 gene encoding E3 ubiquitin-protein ligase RNF6-like, producing the protein MDPPGGRDERHRQAERLRREEAYYHFINELSEEEYRLMRDSNLLGTPGEVTAEELRQRLDGAKERVSSQPRPETRPHSSEAEGSSGAVEPGVETSNGDSLLEWLNTFRRTGNATRSGQSGNQTWRAVSRTNPNSGEFRFSLEININHEQPEPGEHSDTPEPTELPMPPPPPPPIPPSPPTPPPPVSSTSAPTTPYNPSRSAPYSLQHPTPYSTARPTLGRRAAVRRTRSSTALPVTPPLTSQAPPTALTRNLPSLPSSPPPQAPLAFQSQELDGGAIRSQIQVTTSSVNTGEGQNGNEGPDCPTALPQSGPQVVPAAREPRNSRTRSRGRVRRAAGAGGVLSRSSRRSRSPLDRNPTSNVSPTHSSNAAPVESTGSTAVAVEMGETAVEPAAPTDPPEAGEEEGETPVSGAGGVRRHPTIMLDLQVRRIRPGENRDRDSIASRTRSRARAAENTVTFESDSGGFRRTISRSERAGIRTYVSTIRIPLRRISETGLGEPSSMALRSILRQIMTGFGELSSLMETEADSETATPNQDTASAGGAQAYRVGSGEGGVAHGGVETTQEGLVAGEEEGQVRVSRTGTEGRPSSRDTNSLVENGTLPILRLAHFFLLNEDEDEEHPRGLTKEQIDNLVTRTYGQVNLEGELGRACSVCINEYAQGNKLRRLPCAHEFHIHCIDRWLSENNTCPICRQPILSSHQE; encoded by the exons ATGGACCCTCCCGGCGGCCGAGACGAGCGTCATCGTCAAGCGGAGCGGCTTCGGCGGGAGGAGGCATACTATCACTTCATTAATGAACTGAGCGAGGAGGAATACAGACTAATGAGAGACAGCAATCTACTGGGAACACCTG GTGAAGTCACAGCAGAGGAGCTGAGGCAGCGTCTGGATGGGGCAAAGGAACGAGTGTCATCTCAGCCACGCCCTGAAACCCGCCCACACAGCAGTGAGGCAGAGGGCAGTAGTG gtGCAGTTGAGCCAGGTGTGGAGACCTCTAATGGAGACTCTCTGTTGGAATGGCTGAACACTTTCCGGCGCACAGGAAATGCTACACGTAGTGGGCAGAGCGGAAACCAAACATGGCGTGCCGTCAGCCGCACCAATCCTAACAGCGGGGAGTTCCGCTTCAGTCTTGAGATCAACATCAACCACGAGCAACCCGAACCTGGAGAACACAGCGACACCCCTGAGCCGACTGAACTTCCAatgccacctcctcctcctcctcctattCCTCCTTCTCCTCCAACACCTCCTCCACCAGTGTCGTCTACCTCTGCACCCACGACCCCTTACAACCCCTCAAGGTCTGCACCTTACTCACTTCAACACCCCACGCCATACTCTACAGCCAGGCCCACCCTGGGAAGGAGGGCCGCGGTGCGCCGCACTCGCAGTAGCACGGCTCTGCCTGTAACGCCACCTCTGACCTCACAGGCTCCTCCCACAGCTCTTACGAGGAACTTGCCTTCTTTGCCAAGCTCTCCTCCTCCACAGGCTCCTCTTGCTTTTCAGTCACAAGAGCTGGATGGTGGTGCCATAAGGAGTCAAATACAGGTCACAACCTCCTCAGTTAACACAGGGGAGGGGCAGAATGGAAATGAAGGCCCAGACTGCCCTACCGCTCTGCCTCAGTCAGGCCCCCAGGTGGTGCCGGCTGCCCGTGAGCCACGAAACAGCAGGACTCGTTCACGTGGCCGCGTGCGCCGGGCAGCAGGAGCTGGTGGGGTTTTGTCTCGCTCTTCGAGACGTAGTCGCTCCCCACTGGACAGAAACCCCACCTCCAATGTTAGCCCCACTCATAGCAGCAACGCCGCCCCAGTGGAGTCCACCGGAAGTACCGCTGTAGCAGTGGAAATGGGCGAGACCGCTGTTGAGCCAGCTGCTCCTACGGATCCTCCGGAGGCAGGTGAGGAAGAGGGGGAGACACCTGTATCAGGTGCCGGAGGCGTGCGGCGCCACCCCACGATCATGCTGGACCTCCAGGTGCGGCGCATCAGGCCGGGCGAGAACCGGGACAGGGACAGCATTGCCAGTCGCACTCGCTCTCGCGCTCGGGCTGCCGAGAACACAGTCACCTTCGAGAGCGACAGTGGCGGCTTTCGTCGAACCATCTCGCGCTCAGAGCGTGCGGGAATCCGCACTTACGTCAGCACTATACGAATCCCTCTGCGACGCATTTCTGAGACTGGTCTTGGCGAGCCTAGCTCCATGGCGCTAAGATCTATCCTGCGCCAGATCATGACCGGCTTTGGTGAGCTCAGCTCCCTCATGGAGACGGAAGCAGACTCGGAGACCGCCACCCCCAACCAGGACACAGCTTCTGCTGGTGGAGCCCAGGCGTACCGTGTTGGTAGTGGTGAGGGCGGTGTGGCTCATGGAGGAGTGGAAACGACACAGGAAGGTTTAGTGGCAGGTGAGGAGGAAGGACAAGTGCGGGTAAGCAGGACTGGGACTGAGGGACGACCTAGCAGCAGGGACACTAACAGCTTGGTGGAAAATGGGACGTTGCCCATCTTAAGGCTGGCGCACTTTTTCCTTCTCAACGAAGATGAAGACGAGGAGCATCCAAGGGGCCTCACCAAAGAACAGATCGACAATCTGGTCACACGCACTTACGGTCAGGTCAACCTGGAGGGCGAGCTGGGCCGCGCTTGCAGCGTTTGCATCAATGAGTACGCTCAGGGCAACAAGCTGCGCCGCTTGCCCTGTGCTCACGAGTTCCACATCCACTGCATCGACCGCTGGCTATCTGAAAACAACACCTGCCCCATCTGCAGGCAGCCCATTCTGTCCAGCCATCAGGAATGA